A single genomic interval of Pirellulaceae bacterium harbors:
- a CDS encoding GNAT family N-acetyltransferase — MSTNPPSTKSNGEQFAEVNILRANLDKAEHQSWFLDLLDAYMRHPMGDSRPIPAENRERLVHDLHKNEASQIFFAIAPDQAVGMAVCFVGYSTFYARPLVNIHDLFVQEPYRGSGVGLQLLQAVESLAVELGCCKMTLEVRDDNTRAQDVYRRYGFDSGTPPFEFWTKRLTSTS; from the coding sequence TTGAGTACGAACCCCCCCTCAACGAAGAGTAACGGCGAACAATTCGCAGAGGTCAACATTCTGCGAGCAAATCTCGACAAAGCCGAACATCAGTCGTGGTTCCTTGATTTGCTGGATGCGTACATGCGACATCCGATGGGCGACAGTCGTCCCATACCAGCTGAAAATCGGGAAAGACTCGTTCACGACCTGCACAAGAACGAGGCGAGTCAAATTTTTTTCGCGATCGCCCCAGACCAAGCCGTGGGGATGGCCGTCTGCTTTGTAGGTTATTCAACCTTCTATGCTCGGCCACTCGTCAACATCCACGATCTGTTTGTGCAAGAACCCTATCGCGGCAGTGGTGTCGGCCTGCAATTACTTCAAGCCGTGGAGTCTTTGGCCGTTGAACTCGGCTGTTGCAAAATGACGCTCGAAGTTCGAGACGATAACACGCGAGCTCAAGATGTTTACCGTCGTTATGGATTTGACAGCGGCACACCCCCATTCGAGTTCTGGACCAAGCGATTAACCTCGACCTCTTAA
- a CDS encoding diadenylate cyclase: MTAQKSLEPVDPIYELAVQLAKSIEADAILLLVELPANLEGLRKQVGKRRKLIIAGDTDAELATAKELELETVQLNMPGAAVYDKLTHALLSAVANEQLAPGADVIALYSGFEAGRVDSMSHIRLDEHLGRLTARDLRKLGTNVPLETLKTVMDLAVEIGREGREGKPVGTILVVGDSRNVIKSSEPLGFDPVKGYNRSDRNIQDHRVREAIKEIAPLDGAVIVAADGTIDAACRYLNATAANVTLSKGLGARHWAAAAITKKTKAVAVTVSESNGTVRLFHKGEVLLRVEPFRRAMKWKDFEYEPPLNEE, translated from the coding sequence ATGACTGCACAAAAGTCGCTGGAACCCGTTGATCCAATCTATGAACTCGCAGTCCAATTGGCCAAGTCCATCGAGGCTGACGCGATTCTCTTGCTGGTGGAGTTACCCGCCAATCTGGAAGGTCTTCGAAAGCAAGTGGGCAAGCGTCGAAAGCTAATTATTGCGGGCGATACGGACGCAGAACTGGCTACTGCGAAGGAGCTAGAGCTAGAAACGGTTCAGCTGAACATGCCAGGAGCTGCGGTGTACGATAAGCTTACGCACGCTTTGCTCAGTGCTGTAGCCAACGAACAACTGGCACCCGGCGCCGATGTAATCGCCTTATACAGCGGATTCGAGGCTGGACGGGTCGATTCGATGAGCCACATCCGACTCGACGAACATCTGGGGCGGCTGACGGCCCGCGACCTGCGCAAGCTGGGCACAAATGTACCTCTTGAAACGCTCAAGACCGTGATGGACTTGGCAGTCGAGATTGGACGGGAAGGGCGAGAAGGAAAGCCCGTCGGTACAATCCTGGTGGTGGGTGACAGTCGTAACGTAATAAAAAGCAGCGAGCCATTGGGCTTCGATCCGGTCAAAGGATACAATCGCAGCGACCGCAATATCCAAGATCATCGCGTGCGAGAGGCGATTAAGGAAATCGCTCCGCTAGACGGTGCGGTAATTGTAGCCGCCGATGGAACCATCGATGCAGCATGCCGTTACTTGAATGCCACTGCGGCAAACGTCACGCTGTCCAAGGGCCTGGGTGCGCGACACTGGGCCGCAGCAGCAATTACCAAAAAAACAAAAGCTGTTGCCGTCACGGTCAGTGAATCCAATGGAACGGTTCGCCTATTCCATAAAGGCGAGGTTCTGTTAAGAGTGGAACCGTTTCGACGCGCCATGAAATGGAAAGACTTTGAGTACGAACCCCCCCTCAACGAAGAGTAA
- a CDS encoding HEAT repeat domain-containing protein, whose amino-acid sequence MLRERITKHVKYGSLQLAFCAILTLIGIVGCATDRFSWRSPFSFSEAPLPGSDQASISAKIERLEGLKKRVSRMEPAEQSEIARTISSAYNKEPEPAVRHAIAKTLGLFSTPAAIPGLEAALEDANPDIRIEAIRSLGRIGSPQALQLLIGVNRSDLNLDVRQAATQELGQFESLEATAALGQALDDADPAIQYLAMQSLRKNTGKNLGNDVRLWKQLVNSTAAPTTTEPEDENPESIAGRSRELQ is encoded by the coding sequence ATGTTGCGGGAACGAATTACCAAACACGTCAAATACGGCTCACTTCAGCTCGCCTTCTGTGCCATCCTGACGCTCATTGGGATTGTCGGGTGTGCCACGGATCGATTCAGCTGGCGTTCCCCCTTCAGCTTTTCCGAAGCTCCACTTCCGGGCAGCGACCAGGCTTCCATTTCAGCCAAAATCGAGCGGCTGGAAGGCTTGAAAAAGCGAGTCAGCCGAATGGAACCCGCTGAACAAAGCGAAATCGCAAGGACGATCTCTTCAGCGTATAACAAGGAACCTGAACCGGCTGTCCGCCACGCCATTGCAAAGACACTCGGACTATTTTCAACCCCGGCTGCGATTCCCGGCTTGGAAGCTGCACTCGAAGATGCAAACCCAGACATTCGCATTGAAGCGATTCGGTCACTAGGACGCATCGGATCACCGCAAGCCTTGCAACTCTTGATCGGCGTTAATCGCAGCGATTTAAATCTCGACGTCCGACAAGCTGCAACGCAGGAACTCGGTCAGTTCGAGAGCCTTGAAGCAACCGCCGCACTCGGGCAGGCCCTCGATGATGCCGATCCGGCAATTCAATATCTCGCCATGCAATCACTGCGAAAAAATACCGGTAAAAACCTGGGAAATGACGTCCGACTCTGGAAACAACTCGTGAACAGCACAGCAGCCCCAACCACGACAGAACCAGAAGACGAAAATCCCGAATCAATCGCCGGAAGATCACGTGAACTCCAGTAG
- a CDS encoding GTP-binding protein yields the protein MSRTKFIMIGGFLGAGKTTAIARLAKHYTAQGQKVGLITNDQANGLVDTQALRAQGFHVGEVPGACFCCKFDDLLSTIDGLKKEHHPDIVITEPVGSCTDLVATVIEPLRRFHDGNYQIAPLTVLLKPEHGAKILSGDGASGFSPQAAYIFLKQMEEADLIAINKIDKLSEDQKQQLKRQVEQRFPDKTVTMVSGKDGTGFDRLTQTLEESSPLRKRMMDVDYQRYAEGEAELGWLNASYELTAKNQDSFSIDRVVVELMQTIRDNLLATGAEPAHLKILCQSNDKFAVSNLVGSDVDVELSIASHASVPTATLFVNARAVVTPNQLEASISDSVATLAEVTPTRISLQSFSPAAPVPTHRVQ from the coding sequence ATGTCGCGCACCAAGTTCATCATGATTGGCGGGTTCCTTGGAGCTGGTAAAACCACAGCGATTGCTCGACTCGCCAAACATTACACCGCGCAAGGGCAAAAGGTCGGCCTCATTACAAATGACCAAGCCAATGGCCTCGTCGACACCCAGGCCTTGCGTGCCCAAGGATTCCATGTAGGGGAGGTACCCGGCGCTTGTTTCTGCTGTAAATTTGATGACCTCCTATCCACGATCGACGGCCTCAAAAAAGAGCATCACCCCGACATCGTAATTACAGAGCCCGTCGGTAGCTGCACCGACTTGGTCGCGACAGTGATTGAACCCTTGCGCCGTTTCCACGATGGCAATTACCAGATTGCGCCGTTGACGGTTTTACTAAAGCCAGAACACGGTGCAAAAATTCTGAGTGGCGATGGAGCATCGGGTTTTTCGCCTCAGGCCGCTTATATCTTCCTGAAACAAATGGAAGAGGCAGACCTGATCGCGATCAACAAGATTGACAAACTGTCGGAGGATCAAAAACAGCAGCTCAAGCGACAAGTCGAACAACGGTTCCCAGATAAAACAGTTACGATGGTCAGTGGAAAAGATGGCACTGGATTCGATCGTCTCACTCAAACGCTCGAAGAAAGCAGTCCACTACGCAAACGGATGATGGACGTGGACTATCAACGCTACGCAGAAGGCGAAGCGGAACTTGGCTGGCTCAATGCGTCCTACGAACTAACTGCAAAAAATCAAGACAGTTTCTCCATCGACCGCGTCGTTGTCGAGCTGATGCAAACCATTCGAGACAACTTGTTGGCAACCGGCGCGGAACCGGCTCACCTAAAGATTCTATGTCAGTCAAACGACAAATTTGCCGTTTCTAATCTCGTGGGGTCGGATGTCGATGTTGAACTTTCCATCGCATCTCATGCCTCAGTCCCGACTGCCACGTTGTTCGTCAATGCACGAGCTGTCGTCACCCCCAATCAACTCGAAGCAAGCATCAGTGACAGCGTAGCAACACTAGCAGAAGTCACCCCTACTCGGATCAGCCTCCAGAGCTTTTCTCCAGCTGCCCCCGTTCCCACCCATCGCGTTCAATAA
- a CDS encoding aminotransferase class V-fold PLP-dependent enzyme: MSSGWPINDLEVLEALKRAFASGDWGRYHGAECEGLAGDLAEYHGVQHALLCSSGTIAVELALRGLGVTRSDEVILAGYDFPGNFRAIENLGARPVLVDLEKGRWTLSADSIQEAVTTQTKAVIASHLHGDIAPIEEIANVCQRLGIGLIEDACQVVGAQIGERRAGTIGDVGVLSFGGSKLITAGRGGAVLTDSPAVAQRVRINNERGNEAYPLSELQAAVLRPQLTKLDFRNQKRWLNVQYLRTHLQDLPWRTPNGCTDDLLPAFFKLGWFVTNLSQPTASREELISLLSQMGVSVGAGFRGFYRRSSRRCRSVGNLENSKIAADCTLLLHHADLLGDDDHVCELAKTIRDAIILAMDR; the protein is encoded by the coding sequence ATGTCATCTGGTTGGCCGATTAACGACCTTGAGGTGCTTGAGGCGTTAAAAAGAGCTTTTGCGTCGGGTGACTGGGGCCGTTACCACGGTGCTGAATGTGAAGGATTGGCAGGGGATTTGGCGGAGTATCACGGTGTCCAGCATGCCTTGTTGTGCTCTTCGGGAACGATTGCGGTTGAACTCGCATTGCGGGGCTTGGGAGTTACTCGGTCGGATGAAGTGATTTTAGCCGGTTATGATTTTCCTGGGAATTTTCGCGCGATTGAGAATCTTGGTGCTCGGCCCGTTCTCGTTGATCTAGAAAAGGGACGTTGGACTCTATCGGCCGACTCAATTCAAGAAGCGGTTACCACGCAGACCAAGGCCGTGATTGCCTCTCACCTTCATGGCGATATCGCCCCGATAGAAGAAATTGCTAATGTTTGTCAACGATTGGGGATCGGGTTGATCGAAGACGCCTGCCAGGTGGTGGGTGCTCAGATTGGCGAAAGACGTGCTGGCACGATTGGTGATGTGGGTGTATTGAGCTTTGGTGGCAGCAAGTTGATTACGGCTGGGCGAGGGGGCGCTGTGCTCACCGACTCTCCCGCAGTTGCCCAGCGAGTGCGAATCAATAACGAACGGGGCAATGAAGCCTATCCGCTGAGCGAACTGCAAGCTGCCGTCTTACGACCCCAACTCACAAAACTCGATTTCCGAAATCAAAAGCGCTGGCTGAATGTACAGTATCTACGCACTCATTTACAAGATTTACCGTGGAGGACGCCTAACGGTTGCACCGACGACCTCCTGCCAGCTTTCTTTAAACTCGGTTGGTTCGTTACCAATCTCTCCCAGCCAACGGCTTCTCGAGAGGAGCTTATTTCGCTGCTCAGCCAGATGGGGGTATCCGTCGGCGCTGGATTTCGCGGCTTCTACCGTCGATCAAGCCGCCGCTGTCGATCGGTTGGCAACTTGGAAAATAGCAAGATCGCGGCGGATTGCACACTACTCTTGCACCATGCCGACTTGTTGGGTGACGACGACCACGTCTGCGAGTTGGCCAAAACGATTCGCGACGCGATCATCCTAGCGATGGATCGCTGA
- a CDS encoding carbon storage regulator: protein MLVLSRKSGQELVIGDNVRITVNRVSGNRVTLGISAPEEVRIVRGELEPIMKSFEVEVPIEDAESEESVATSVAAPWVAHEGELHDPMPRQLH from the coding sequence ATGCTAGTACTAAGTCGAAAATCTGGTCAAGAGTTGGTCATCGGTGACAACGTTCGGATCACCGTCAACCGCGTCAGTGGCAATCGAGTCACGCTGGGCATTAGTGCTCCAGAAGAGGTTCGAATCGTCCGCGGAGAACTCGAACCCATCATGAAGTCTTTCGAGGTCGAAGTACCAATCGAAGACGCGGAGAGCGAAGAATCCGTAGCCACTTCTGTCGCTGCCCCTTGGGTAGCTCATGAAGGCGAGCTGCACGATCCGATGCCTCGCCAACTCCATTAG
- a CDS encoding arylsulfatase has translation MKKWRMAGSKILRLESCPLVDLRWNCLLLLLFSWAWLAAEVVAAENPPNIIFIMADDLGYGDLGSYGQSVIQTPRLDELAREGMRFTQFYAGSTVCAPSRCVLMTGLHTGRCFIRGNGKDNLRPDDLTVAEVLHQAGYQTGLIGKWGLGHEGSTGLPTRKGFDYFFGYLDQHHAHNFYPSFLVRNEERVSLPNVVPNEGRWGQGVAKQKQVYSHDLMAVEALQFVENHKDGPFFLYLALTIPHANNEARKAGMEVPDLGPYAAMDWPEPQKGHAAMITRMDRDIGSLLDKLKELGIDQNTIVFFTSDNGPHREGGNDPDFHNSNGELRGIKRSLFEGGIRVPLIVRWPGHLTPGTENDWIGGFQDVLPTLAELAGGEEGITQEIDGISFVPAMKQESSQPDHEHLYWAFYEGGGAQAMREGKWKVIQQPFQTPVRLYDLSKDLGETTNLADQSPEVVERLKQKMTAEYQASDRWQFPKPKGSPAKNRARVGATDRKRK, from the coding sequence ATGAAAAAATGGCGTATGGCAGGCAGCAAAATTTTGCGACTGGAATCTTGTCCGCTCGTTGATTTGCGGTGGAATTGCCTTTTGTTGCTGCTCTTCAGTTGGGCTTGGTTGGCTGCCGAAGTTGTTGCGGCAGAGAATCCACCCAACATCATTTTTATCATGGCTGACGATTTGGGTTACGGTGATCTGGGATCATATGGGCAGTCAGTCATTCAAACACCCAGGTTGGATGAATTGGCGCGAGAGGGAATGCGATTCACACAGTTCTACGCTGGTTCCACCGTTTGTGCTCCTTCCCGTTGCGTGTTGATGACGGGTTTGCACACGGGGCGATGCTTTATTCGTGGCAATGGAAAGGACAACTTGCGACCTGATGACTTAACCGTCGCTGAGGTTTTGCATCAGGCGGGCTATCAAACGGGCTTGATAGGGAAATGGGGACTTGGCCACGAAGGATCGACCGGACTACCGACACGCAAAGGCTTTGATTACTTCTTCGGCTATCTCGATCAACACCACGCGCATAACTTTTATCCGTCTTTCCTTGTCCGCAACGAAGAACGAGTCTCGTTACCGAATGTGGTTCCCAACGAAGGGCGATGGGGGCAAGGTGTCGCAAAGCAAAAGCAAGTGTATAGCCATGATCTGATGGCAGTCGAAGCATTGCAGTTCGTAGAAAATCACAAGGACGGTCCCTTCTTTCTCTACCTGGCTCTCACCATTCCTCACGCGAACAACGAAGCGAGGAAAGCGGGAATGGAAGTACCCGATTTGGGGCCCTACGCCGCGATGGACTGGCCTGAACCTCAAAAGGGGCATGCGGCTATGATCACCCGCATGGATCGCGATATCGGCAGTTTGCTAGATAAATTGAAGGAATTGGGGATCGATCAAAACACGATCGTCTTTTTTACTTCTGATAACGGACCGCACCGAGAGGGCGGAAACGATCCAGATTTTCACAATTCGAATGGTGAATTGCGCGGGATCAAGCGCTCTTTGTTTGAAGGTGGAATTCGTGTTCCGTTGATTGTCCGCTGGCCGGGGCACTTGACGCCGGGAACAGAGAATGACTGGATTGGCGGTTTTCAAGATGTGCTTCCGACTCTTGCGGAACTGGCCGGTGGTGAGGAAGGAATTACACAAGAGATCGATGGGATTTCTTTCGTTCCGGCCATGAAGCAGGAATCGAGTCAACCCGATCACGAACATCTTTATTGGGCCTTCTACGAGGGCGGGGGTGCTCAAGCGATGCGGGAGGGGAAATGGAAAGTAATCCAACAGCCTTTCCAGACTCCGGTGCGCCTTTATGATTTGTCGAAAGATCTTGGGGAGACCACGAATCTCGCCGATCAGTCTCCGGAGGTGGTTGAGCGATTGAAACAAAAAATGACCGCCGAGTATCAAGCATCGGACCGTTGGCAATTTCCAAAACCCAAGGGCTCACCGGCAAAGAACAGAGCCCGGGTCGGCGCGACCGATCGGAAGAGGAAATAA
- a CDS encoding PSD1 and planctomycete cytochrome C domain-containing protein, with the protein MLGCSNRALASLLLGWLFAFPVIAEQVVKPKFNRDIRPLLADRCFSCHGPDAEAREADLRLDDRQAAMAAGVFSLDVDESELWQRITSGDDDYRMPPAESNKPRLQAEELTRVRSWLQAGAEYDVHWSLTPPQRPALPTVQAIDWCANSIDRFVLARQEQNRLASSEMADRVTLLRRLYFDLIGLPPEPEVVATFVANQDPQAYEQVVERLLASPRFGERMAIYWLDLVRFANSVGYHGDQEHAIDPYRDYVIASFNENLAFDQFTIEQLAGDLLPNPTQDQLVATGYNRLLQTSHEGGVQQAEYLAKYAADRVRNVSAAWMGATLGCAECHDHKFDRFPQRDFYRLAAFFADVDDLQTFRGSNSTPTQRLPELTVLSRVDRKRSNHLLRRIELLKTADDGADERLAELQETLEQLQSRGTRTMVTKAIEPRVIRVLDRGDWMDDAGEVVAPGVPVALPDLPRLERRATRLDLARWLTSINHPLTARVFVNRIWSLLFGVGISRDLEDLGSQGEWPTHPDLLDWLSTEFVQSGWDVKHLVRQIVLSKTYRQSSVPTVAMLAHDPDNRFFTRAERFRLSAELVRDTLLSVSDLLVLDDQLASARPLQPIGYYAHLNFPPRRYEPDQNSSQYRRGVYMHWQRQFLHPMLKAFDAPSREECTPQRSQSNTPQAALTLLNDPCLVEAAVGFAVCALRQRDVGDSVSDQRELHRIAWMWQEALSRKPLPEETKILRRVLGENRDYYQQHPAAAAELVPAEIEPVQQIEIAAWTAVARTILNLGETLTRN; encoded by the coding sequence ATGCTGGGTTGCTCGAATCGAGCTTTGGCTTCTCTGCTGTTAGGCTGGCTTTTTGCGTTTCCAGTCATTGCTGAACAAGTTGTGAAGCCGAAATTTAATCGAGATATTCGTCCGCTACTCGCAGATCGATGCTTCAGTTGTCACGGTCCGGATGCCGAGGCGCGTGAAGCCGATTTGCGTCTGGATGATCGACAAGCCGCCATGGCTGCGGGCGTTTTCTCGCTGGACGTGGACGAGAGTGAATTGTGGCAACGGATCACGAGTGGGGACGATGATTATCGAATGCCACCAGCCGAGTCGAACAAGCCACGTTTACAAGCGGAGGAATTGACTCGCGTGAGAAGTTGGCTGCAAGCAGGTGCTGAATACGACGTTCATTGGTCATTGACACCGCCTCAACGCCCTGCACTTCCGACTGTTCAAGCGATTGATTGGTGTGCGAATTCGATCGATCGATTTGTCCTCGCTCGGCAAGAACAGAATCGTCTCGCTTCATCCGAAATGGCGGATCGTGTTACGTTGCTCCGTCGCCTCTATTTTGATCTGATCGGCCTGCCACCTGAGCCTGAAGTGGTTGCCACTTTTGTTGCCAATCAAGATCCGCAAGCCTACGAGCAGGTTGTCGAAAGGTTACTTGCCTCTCCGCGTTTTGGTGAGCGGATGGCAATCTATTGGCTTGATCTAGTCCGGTTTGCCAATTCGGTTGGCTACCACGGAGATCAAGAGCATGCGATTGATCCGTATCGCGATTATGTGATTGCTTCGTTTAACGAAAATCTCGCCTTTGATCAGTTTACAATCGAACAACTTGCCGGTGATCTACTGCCGAATCCGACCCAGGATCAACTGGTCGCGACCGGTTACAATCGTTTGCTGCAAACGAGCCACGAAGGGGGTGTTCAGCAAGCAGAGTATCTGGCGAAGTATGCAGCGGATCGAGTGCGGAATGTGTCGGCGGCTTGGATGGGTGCGACGCTGGGATGTGCTGAGTGTCACGATCATAAATTTGATCGATTTCCGCAGCGAGACTTCTATCGATTGGCTGCATTCTTTGCTGACGTCGATGACCTGCAAACATTTCGAGGATCCAATTCTACGCCCACGCAACGCTTGCCCGAATTGACCGTCCTATCACGCGTGGATCGTAAGCGTTCGAATCATCTGTTGCGACGAATTGAGCTTTTAAAGACCGCGGACGATGGGGCGGATGAACGGCTGGCCGAACTGCAAGAAACGCTGGAGCAATTGCAATCTCGTGGCACGCGAACGATGGTAACCAAGGCGATCGAACCTCGAGTCATTCGCGTTTTAGATCGCGGAGATTGGATGGATGATGCTGGAGAAGTAGTGGCTCCGGGAGTTCCCGTGGCGCTACCTGACCTGCCCCGTTTGGAACGGCGAGCGACGCGGCTTGACTTGGCACGGTGGTTAACCAGTATCAATCATCCGTTGACCGCTCGAGTATTTGTAAATCGAATTTGGAGCTTGTTATTTGGTGTTGGGATTTCGCGAGATCTGGAGGACTTGGGATCGCAGGGTGAATGGCCGACCCATCCAGATTTGCTGGATTGGCTTTCGACGGAGTTTGTCCAGAGTGGCTGGGATGTTAAGCATCTCGTCCGTCAGATCGTGCTCTCTAAGACTTATCGGCAAAGCTCGGTGCCGACAGTTGCGATGCTTGCACACGACCCTGATAATCGATTTTTTACGAGGGCTGAGCGTTTTCGCCTCTCGGCAGAACTGGTTCGAGACACACTCTTGTCAGTCAGTGACCTGTTAGTACTCGACGATCAACTAGCCTCCGCCAGGCCACTGCAGCCTATCGGTTATTATGCGCATTTGAATTTTCCCCCGCGCCGTTACGAGCCCGACCAGAACTCCAGTCAATATCGTCGCGGAGTCTATATGCACTGGCAGCGACAGTTTTTGCATCCGATGTTGAAGGCATTTGATGCGCCCTCTCGTGAAGAATGCACGCCACAACGTAGTCAAAGCAATACGCCGCAAGCAGCGTTGACGCTTTTGAATGACCCCTGTTTGGTGGAGGCCGCGGTTGGTTTTGCCGTCTGTGCCTTGAGGCAAAGAGATGTTGGCGATTCGGTGAGCGATCAACGTGAACTTCACCGAATCGCCTGGATGTGGCAAGAGGCTCTCTCTCGAAAGCCTCTTCCGGAGGAGACGAAAATTCTGAGGCGAGTGCTCGGGGAAAATCGGGATTATTATCAACAACATCCGGCAGCAGCAGCGGAACTGGTGCCGGCAGAGATTGAGCCGGTGCAGCAGATCGAAATAGCGGCCTGGACTGCGGTTGCTCGCACAATACTGAACCTTGGTGAGACACTGACAAGGAACTAA
- a CDS encoding DUF1501 domain-containing protein, producing the protein MSHDNQKDILARRSFLTQSSWGLGAVALAELLGAQGTQARAGEMSEGVVKPLHFPARAKRVIFLCMAGGPSHLETFDYKPALAKMDGQPMPSSFTQGQPIAQLQGQQLKCLGPQFSFSRVGQSGQEISDVLPGIQSIADDICIIRSLHTTQINHDPAHTVMNTGTSVSGRPSMGSWVSYGLGTANRDLPSFVVLTSIGGRNPQPIASRQWHSGFLPSRFQGVEFYANGDPVHYIRSPAGVSDQQQRGIVQGVSELDRMRNQLVRDPEIATRIRQYELAFRMQASVPDLMDFSDESADTLKMYGTEGADGSYASNCLLARRLVERGVRFVQLYHRGWDHHGDLVRYMKTCSGLCDGPSAALVRDLKRRGLLEDTLIVWGGEFGRTPMFQGKGEQPGRDHHIRAFSMWMAGGGIKGGMTYGATDELGYHAAENRVHVHDLHATMLRLLGIDHLRLTVRHQGRDFRLTDVHGEVINPILA; encoded by the coding sequence ATGTCTCATGACAATCAAAAAGATATCCTTGCTCGACGGAGTTTCTTGACTCAGTCGTCATGGGGGCTCGGTGCCGTTGCCTTGGCTGAACTGCTCGGAGCTCAGGGAACGCAAGCCAGAGCTGGTGAAATGTCAGAAGGAGTGGTTAAGCCGCTGCATTTTCCTGCCCGCGCTAAGCGAGTGATTTTTCTCTGTATGGCGGGCGGTCCATCCCATTTAGAAACCTTTGACTACAAACCTGCGTTGGCCAAAATGGATGGTCAGCCGATGCCGTCATCCTTCACGCAGGGCCAACCGATCGCCCAGTTGCAGGGGCAACAGCTTAAATGTTTGGGCCCTCAATTTTCTTTTTCACGTGTCGGTCAGAGTGGTCAGGAAATTTCTGATGTGTTGCCTGGAATTCAGTCCATTGCAGATGATATCTGCATCATTCGATCCTTGCACACGACGCAGATCAATCATGATCCAGCCCACACTGTGATGAACACGGGAACTTCGGTTTCTGGGCGGCCGAGCATGGGCAGTTGGGTTTCCTACGGTCTAGGGACAGCAAATCGCGATTTGCCTTCGTTCGTTGTCTTGACCAGTATTGGGGGCCGTAATCCCCAGCCGATCGCGTCGCGGCAATGGCACAGTGGCTTCTTGCCTAGCCGATTTCAGGGTGTTGAGTTCTATGCGAATGGTGATCCGGTCCACTACATTCGATCGCCCGCGGGTGTCTCTGATCAGCAGCAACGTGGTATCGTGCAGGGAGTCTCCGAGTTGGATCGGATGCGCAATCAGTTGGTTCGTGACCCGGAGATTGCCACACGAATTCGACAGTATGAATTGGCTTTTCGCATGCAGGCCAGTGTGCCTGATTTAATGGATTTTTCCGATGAATCTGCCGACACGCTCAAGATGTATGGGACGGAAGGAGCGGACGGTAGTTATGCTTCGAACTGTTTACTCGCTCGCCGACTTGTCGAACGCGGTGTCCGCTTCGTTCAACTTTATCATCGAGGTTGGGATCATCATGGGGATCTTGTCCGCTACATGAAAACCTGCAGCGGGCTCTGCGATGGCCCAAGTGCTGCGTTAGTGCGAGATCTCAAACGTCGAGGGTTGTTGGAGGATACGTTGATTGTGTGGGGCGGTGAGTTTGGTCGTACACCCATGTTTCAGGGGAAAGGCGAGCAGCCTGGACGCGATCACCACATTCGTGCGTTTTCGATGTGGATGGCGGGGGGGGGAATCAAGGGAGGGATGACCTATGGCGCCACGGACGAACTGGGGTACCATGCGGCTGAAAATCGTGTGCATGTACATGATCTGCATGCGACGATGTTGCGATTGTTAGGAATCGATCACCTGCGACTCACCGTTCGCCATCAAGGACGCGATTTTCGTTTGACCGATGTCCACGGCGAGGTGATCAACCCAATCCTTGCCTGA